Proteins from a single region of Campylobacter sputorum:
- the yedE gene encoding YedE family putative selenium transporter produces MRIAVIPIIAGFAIGAIASLLVYFGNPGNMGFCGACFLRDISGAIGLHRASIVQYIRPEIIGLVFGAFISSMFFKEFRPRGGSSPLMRFFLGVFASIGALVFLGCPWRAWIRLGGGDLSAIAGIVGLFVGIFIASIFLKNGYSLGKSKNISKIESLLIPIFMLILFVFLITKFSFGENLPIFFSQKGPGSNHANIVISIIAGLIIGVLTQRSRFCTIAAFRDTILFKDTHLLQGVLALFVGVFVVNLVLGQFHLGFTNQPIAHNDIVWNFLSMVLCGLAFALAGGCPGRQLTLSGEGDSDAGIFVIGIIVGAAFSHNFALASSGAGVSVFGPYMVIIGLVFCLILGFFAKER; encoded by the coding sequence ATGAGAATTGCTGTTATTCCTATAATAGCTGGATTTGCAATAGGAGCAATAGCTTCTTTGCTTGTATATTTTGGAAATCCTGGTAATATGGGATTTTGTGGTGCTTGTTTTTTGAGAGATATAAGTGGTGCAATAGGTCTTCATAGAGCTAGTATAGTTCAGTATATAAGACCTGAAATTATTGGCTTGGTTTTTGGTGCTTTTATCTCATCTATGTTTTTTAAAGAATTTCGTCCTCGTGGAGGGTCTTCGCCTTTAATGAGATTTTTTCTTGGAGTTTTTGCTTCCATTGGTGCACTTGTATTTTTAGGTTGTCCTTGGAGAGCTTGGATAAGACTAGGCGGCGGAGATCTTAGTGCAATAGCTGGTATTGTAGGACTTTTTGTTGGTATATTTATAGCTAGTATATTTTTAAAAAATGGCTATAGTCTTGGAAAAAGCAAGAATATTTCTAAAATTGAATCTCTTTTAATTCCTATCTTTATGTTGATTTTATTTGTTTTTCTTATAACAAAATTTAGTTTTGGTGAAAATTTACCTATATTTTTTTCACAAAAAGGACCTGGCAGTAATCATGCAAATATCGTTATATCTATAATTGCTGGATTAATAATTGGAGTTTTAACTCAAAGATCAAGATTTTGCACAATAGCTGCTTTTAGAGATACAATTTTATTTAAAGATACACATCTATTACAAGGTGTTTTAGCCCTATTTGTTGGTGTTTTTGTTGTGAATTTGGTTTTAGGACAATTTCATCTCGGATTTACAAATCAGCCAATTGCGCATAATGATATTGTATGGAATTTTCTAAGTATGGTTCTTTGTGGTTTGGCATTTGCATTAGCTGGAGGGTGTCCAGGAAGACAACTAACGCTTAGTGGAGAAGGTGATAGCGATGCTGGAATTTTTGTTATTGGAATAATTGTAGGAGCTGCATTTTCGCATAATTTTGCTCTAGCTTCATCTGGAGCTGGAGTTAGTGTATTTGGTCCTTATATGGTTATAATAGGTCTTGTATTTTGTCTAATTTTAGGATTTTTTGCAAAGGAGAGATAG
- a CDS encoding aminotransferase class V-fold PLP-dependent enzyme: protein MIYLDNAATSFPKPECVKTALVDFLENYGANAGRSGHTMSIEAGKIIFDTREKLANLLGLKNPLNVVFTYNATHSLNLAINGVVKEGDIVVTSPFEHNSVKRVLNFLQNKKNIIVKILEVDKFGHIINYEETLKGSKLICLMHANNVSGAIFPIKDIFKVAKKLGVITLLDGAQSIGIVDINMKDDFIDILCASGHKGLFGIQGTGILVINDDFEISSITPFMQGGTGSKSELETQPMFMPDMLESGTQNGHGIASIGAGIDFINKIGIKNIFSHEIMLKDYLLKEISKIDDLIILKTPNDYKSISNLSIIAKSMCISDLANRLDYNGFLTRASLHCNPSTHKFYSTYPDGALRISPGFFNTIEELEKLIETLKKILTKT, encoded by the coding sequence ATGATTTATTTAGATAATGCCGCAACATCTTTTCCAAAACCAGAATGCGTAAAAACAGCTTTAGTGGATTTTTTGGAAAATTATGGTGCAAATGCTGGTAGAAGTGGACACACAATGTCCATTGAAGCTGGTAAAATCATATTTGATACAAGAGAAAAATTGGCAAATTTACTTGGGCTCAAAAATCCTCTAAATGTTGTTTTTACTTATAATGCAACACATTCTTTAAATTTAGCTATTAATGGAGTTGTAAAAGAAGGTGATATTGTAGTAACCTCGCCATTTGAGCATAATTCTGTAAAAAGAGTGCTAAATTTTTTACAAAATAAAAAGAATATAATAGTAAAAATTCTTGAAGTTGATAAATTTGGGCACATTATAAACTATGAAGAAACTCTAAAAGGTTCAAAATTAATATGCTTAATGCATGCAAATAATGTAAGCGGTGCAATTTTTCCAATAAAAGACATATTTAAAGTAGCAAAAAAACTAGGCGTTATAACTTTGCTTGATGGAGCCCAAAGCATAGGTATAGTTGATATTAATATGAAAGATGATTTTATAGATATTTTGTGTGCAAGCGGTCATAAAGGGCTTTTTGGTATACAAGGAACTGGGATTTTGGTTATAAATGATGACTTTGAAATAAGTTCTATAACGCCTTTTATGCAAGGCGGAACAGGTAGTAAATCTGAGCTTGAAACTCAACCTATGTTTATGCCTGATATGCTAGAAAGCGGAACTCAAAATGGTCATGGTATAGCAAGTATAGGTGCTGGAATTGATTTTATAAATAAAATTGGCATCAAAAATATTTTTTCTCACGAAATTATGTTAAAAGACTATCTTCTTAAAGAAATTTCAAAAATAGATGATTTAATAATTTTAAAAACACCAAATGATTATAAAAGTATATCAAATTTAAGTATTATCGCAAAATCTATGTGTATTTCTGATTTGGCAAACAGACTTGATTATAATGGATTTTTAACTAGGGCTTCTTTGCATTGCAATCCTAGTACACATAAATTTTATTCTACTTATCCAGATGGTGCTTTAAGGATATCGCCAGGATTTTTTAATACCATAGAAGAGCTTGAAAAACTGATAGAAACATTAAAAAAGATTTTAACAAAAACATAA
- a CDS encoding sulfurtransferase TusA family protein: MKVDATGLSCPTPVILLKNEFDKGEKEIELIVDCGAAQENTKRLALSYGYSILGEDNKNGVITIKLMKK, encoded by the coding sequence GTGAAAGTAGATGCAACTGGACTTTCATGTCCAACACCGGTAATATTATTAAAAAATGAGTTTGATAAGGGAGAAAAAGAAATAGAGCTCATTGTTGATTGTGGGGCAGCACAAGAAAATACAAAAAGATTAGCTTTAAGTTATGGTTATTCTATATTGGGCGAAGATAATAAAAATGGTGTTATTACTATCAAATTAATGAAAAAATGA
- a CDS encoding DUF3343 domain-containing protein, with product MTSGYITFPTSAGAFATEKILRANDIKVKLISTPRFLSSSCGVSAYFCGANVEDVYKILQEYDLEFNIKEYVDEYIEKRMH from the coding sequence ATGACAAGTGGATATATAACATTCCCAACAAGTGCTGGTGCTTTCGCAACTGAGAAAATTTTGCGTGCTAATGATATAAAAGTTAAACTCATATCAACGCCTAGATTTTTATCAAGTAGTTGTGGTGTTAGTGCGTATTTTTGTGGGGCTAATGTTGAGGATGTGTATAAAATATTGCAAGAATACGACTTAGAGTTTAACATAAAAGAGTATGTTGATGAATATATAGAAAAAAGGATGCACTAG